Proteins co-encoded in one Novosphingobium sp. PP1Y genomic window:
- a CDS encoding type IV secretion system protein: MSGTCQQLAEVASAGVAPALRAVDCMAGETISSAFARLFGADGALAPVLTILLTLYIAFFAFSLITGRSTLGISALTPRMLTLGLVLTFATSWIAYQNVVWNLAIGGPDWIASILMGAKGSATQIFGDRIDIVFQAIGEASQNVSNGAGSEGGAQAQAAAQGGMFTPTSVMWLGALILLLGTVGILLTARIALAVLLALGPIFVVMALFGGTRGLTAGWLRGVVLTAVTPLFVVLGGGISLELLVPIVAKLVQGAQLGEIDGRAAMALFLVAAVHMALMGMVLKVAGTLVSGWNVFGLAGAGSSGKSRADAGYAAAQTYAAPAPAAPLLPAQSRTPAVSAASAAAMHESAHGGGSEAGRSGDRRTVVTQVTGGGVEPVGPSRDARARGIGSRFRSASNDTGRMPAKEKIR; this comes from the coding sequence ATGAGCGGCACCTGTCAGCAACTCGCGGAAGTGGCTTCGGCCGGCGTCGCACCGGCATTGCGCGCGGTCGACTGCATGGCCGGCGAGACGATTTCCTCGGCCTTCGCCCGCCTGTTCGGTGCAGACGGCGCACTTGCGCCGGTGCTGACGATCCTGCTCACGCTCTACATCGCCTTCTTCGCCTTTTCGCTCATCACCGGCCGTTCCACGCTCGGCATCTCGGCGCTGACGCCGCGGATGCTCACGCTCGGTCTGGTGCTGACTTTCGCGACGAGCTGGATCGCCTACCAGAACGTCGTGTGGAACCTCGCCATCGGCGGGCCCGACTGGATCGCCTCGATCCTGATGGGGGCCAAGGGTTCGGCGACGCAGATCTTCGGCGACCGTATCGACATCGTCTTCCAGGCCATCGGCGAGGCATCGCAAAATGTCAGCAATGGCGCGGGCAGTGAAGGCGGCGCGCAGGCGCAGGCCGCCGCGCAAGGAGGCATGTTCACCCCGACCAGCGTGATGTGGCTGGGCGCGCTGATCCTGCTGCTCGGTACCGTCGGTATCCTGCTGACCGCGCGCATCGCACTGGCGGTGCTGCTGGCGCTGGGCCCGATCTTCGTTGTCATGGCGCTGTTCGGCGGCACCCGCGGATTGACGGCGGGCTGGCTGCGCGGGGTCGTGCTGACCGCGGTCACGCCTCTCTTCGTGGTGCTGGGCGGGGGTATTTCGCTCGAACTGCTGGTGCCTATCGTCGCCAAGCTGGTGCAGGGTGCGCAGCTCGGCGAGATCGATGGCCGGGCAGCCATGGCGCTGTTCCTCGTCGCCGCCGTGCACATGGCGCTCATGGGCATGGTGCTCAAGGTTGCCGGAACGCTGGTCTCGGGCTGGAATGTCTTTGGCCTGGCCGGAGCGGGCTCTTCGGGCAAGTCGCGGGCCGACGCCGGGTACGCCGCCGCGCAGACCTATGCCGCGCCTGCACCCGCCGCGCCGCTGCTTCCGGCGCAAAGCCGTACCCCGGCGGTTTCGGCCGCAAGCGCTGCGGCCATGCACGAATCCGCGCACGGCGGCGGCTCCGAAGCGGGCCGCTCGGGCGATCGCCGCACCGTCGTGACGCAAGTGACGGGCGGCGGTGTCGAGCCGGTCGGCCCGAGCAGGGACGCGCGGGCGCGCGGCATCGGCAGCCGCTTTCGCAGCGCATCAAACGATACCGGCCGGATGCCGGCAAAGGAGAAGATTCGATGA
- a CDS encoding TrbG/VirB9 family P-type conjugative transfer protein, with protein sequence MIRHKARGLASALLAPAALAPVLLALATPAMAEDPRLVDHPYDENEVVLIDGKAGVQATIAFGKNEAIENVAVGDSQKWQITPNKRADLLFVKPLEASARTNMTVVTNRHTYFFDLVAAPRAKPLYMLRFTYKDEPQDAPVPGSEGLEGLQPAERALAEGDPMALPADPAALNFSWKRTGSARLQPTRVYDDGEQTYLLWPERTSVPAILIKNEKGDEGPVNYAVRGSTIVLAEVPSLIILRSGKATAELERTGEVRTSAAVAANTPDAGSTAASSKGN encoded by the coding sequence ATGATCCGCCACAAGGCACGGGGCCTCGCCTCCGCACTGTTGGCCCCCGCAGCGCTCGCGCCCGTCCTGCTGGCCCTCGCCACACCGGCCATGGCCGAGGACCCGCGGCTGGTCGATCATCCTTATGACGAAAACGAAGTCGTGCTCATCGACGGCAAGGCCGGGGTGCAGGCGACGATCGCTTTCGGCAAGAACGAGGCGATCGAGAACGTCGCGGTCGGGGATTCGCAGAAGTGGCAGATCACGCCGAACAAGCGTGCAGACCTGCTCTTCGTGAAGCCGTTGGAGGCCAGCGCGCGTACCAACATGACCGTGGTGACCAATCGCCACACCTATTTCTTCGACCTCGTCGCTGCGCCCCGCGCGAAGCCGCTCTACATGCTGCGCTTCACCTACAAGGACGAACCGCAGGATGCACCGGTCCCGGGCAGCGAGGGGCTTGAGGGCCTACAGCCCGCCGAGCGCGCGCTGGCCGAGGGCGACCCCATGGCGCTGCCCGCCGATCCGGCGGCCCTGAACTTCTCGTGGAAGCGCACCGGCTCGGCCAGGCTGCAGCCGACACGCGTCTATGACGATGGCGAGCAGACCTACCTGCTCTGGCCCGAGCGCACGTCCGTTCCGGCCATCCTGATCAAGAACGAGAAAGGCGATGAAGGCCCGGTCAACTATGCGGTGCGCGGGTCGACCATCGTCCTGGCCGAAGTGCCCAGCCTGATCATCCTGCGCTCCGGCAAGGCCACGGCCGAACTGGAACGCACCGGTGAAGTCCGCACCAGCGCGGCGGTGGCCGCAAACACGCCCGACGCCGGCTCGACCGCGGCGTCTTCGAAGGGGAACTGA